Genomic DNA from Catenulispora sp. GP43:
GGTCGATCTCGTCCACTCCGTCGGCGTAGGCGACCCGCGGGTCGACGTCGGCCGGAGTCGCGCCCGGGTCGGGTGACAGCCCTGCTTCGGCCCGGTCCGCCTCGGTGCGCTCGGCCAACTCGTCGTCGTCCGGTCGCCTGGGCAGGCCGCCGCCGTGGCCGGTGTCGGGGTCGCCTTCCACGGTCTGGTTCGACTTGTGGTGGCCCATGTCTCCTCCTGGTGACGGCCCCCCTTCCGCACACGTCGTCCCCGGCGCCCAGCCTAGGTCACTCTGACTCGTTCCGCTGGTCGTGGGCCCGTGGCAGGTGGCCCGCGACAGGTGGCCCGCGCAGGTGGACGCTCGGATCGCCGGGCAGTTCGACCCGGCGTAGCCTGGCAGCCCGGGGTGGGGCACCAACCGAGGAGCTGAGAAGGGTGAGCAACAAGAACTCACCGTCGCGCGGTCATCATGGCCTCGGCGCGCGTGGCCAGGGCAAGCTGCTCTACGCGCACACCCAGGTGACACAGTTCGTCCGCCAAGCGAAGGACCAACTGCTGCGCAAGCGGCATCGGCCGCATGACTTCCGGCAGGCCGACGGCCGCTGGACTGGGTGAGGGCTGGTGCCGACACGGGATGCGAGCCGGCGAAACGCCCCGCATGCTGGAACATATGATCACTGTCATCGGTAGTGAGGCTCCCGGGCGCGCTGTGCTGTCAGGGCTGCTCGGTGCCGGAATGTCCCCTGGCCAGGTTCTCGTCGGGGTTCCCGACAAGAACGAGACGATCCCCGACCGTCACGCGGCGGAAGACCTCGCCGGCAGCCTCGGCCTGCGCACCGCCCCCGTGTGGAACTGTGCCGACGCCGACCTGGTGCTGCTCGCGGTCCCGCCGGAGCAGGTGGACCAGGTCGTGCAGCACATCAAGCCGAAGATCGATGCCGGCGGGGTGGTGATCTCCTGCGTCCCCGGCGTGCCGGTCGCCCAGATCGAGGGCAACCTGCCGGGGGAGTCGGCGGTGGTCCAGGTACTGCCGGACGAGGCGGTCATCGCGGGTCGACACGGGACGTGTGTGGTCGCCCCGGGAACGGCTGCCGTCCCGGAGGACGTGGCCCGGGTGAAGGACCTGTTCGCCACTATGGCCGACGTCGTGGATCGCCCCTGAACGCGTTCGTGTCCGGCGGGACGGTGCTCATGTGCCAGCCGTCGCAGCGCGGCCCCACGAGTTCGGCGGGCCAGCCGGCGGTGCGCACGGCGGCGGCATAGACCGCGTCGCCGAAGGTGATGATGGCTTGATGGGGGTCGGCCATCTGGCGCAGAGTCAGCCATGGCAGCAGGACCAGGCCTTCGTCGGGATGCCAGGCCGCTCCCTCGACGCCCCAATCGCACCGCTCCAGCCCTTCCGGTTGCGGCCAGATGTAGGCGTACATCCCCGGCTCGGGCCGGGAGCCGGACCCGAACGCGAACCCGACCGAGACGTACGGCTCCAGTTCGGCATTCTGCTGGAACGCCGGCCGGCCCGGCGTGGGCTCGGTGCGCTCTCCCGGACGCCACCGGGTCGCCGACAAATCGAAGCCGCCCCACATGACGCCGACCCGCGGCCGGTGCCCCAGAAACGGCGCCTGCCAGGCCTCCAGACCTCCGGCGGCCAGGTCGAACGCCCGATGGACGAGCGCGGCGGCCTCGGCGTCCCACCTCCGGTGCTCCTTGTCGTCGGCGAACCGAGGCGCGCAGTCCGCTATCTCGCAGAACAGCGTGCTGGCCGGCGGCGGGACGCCGAGACTGGCCGCGGCCTCCAGGAAAGCCGCGTAGAACCCGGCGACGGTGCCGTCGGCCAGGGGCAGCGTGACTGATCCGCGGTCGGTCTCCAGGACCGCGTCGCCGTCCAGGAGGCGGTAGTGCACAGCGAAAGTCACGCCGTTCTGGCGGAAGGTGGGCGTGCGCAGACCGCGCGGCGTCACCGCGAGCACGATGTT
This window encodes:
- a CDS encoding pyrroline-5-carboxylate reductase family protein, translated to MITVIGSEAPGRAVLSGLLGAGMSPGQVLVGVPDKNETIPDRHAAEDLAGSLGLRTAPVWNCADADLVLLAVPPEQVDQVVQHIKPKIDAGGVVISCVPGVPVAQIEGNLPGESAVVQVLPDEAVIAGRHGTCVVAPGTAAVPEDVARVKDLFATMADVVDRP
- a CDS encoding DUF5996 family protein; its protein translation is MAPRTSERGGPAWPELPHEQLAPMAAYLNRLVQIGSKYTLDAPFETGWGNIVLAVTPRGLRTPTFRQNGVTFAVHYRLLDGDAVLETDRGSVTLPLADGTVAGFYAAFLEAAASLGVPPPASTLFCEIADCAPRFADDKEHRRWDAEAAALVHRAFDLAAGGLEAWQAPFLGHRPRVGVMWGGFDLSATRWRPGERTEPTPGRPAFQQNAELEPYVSVGFAFGSGSRPEPGMYAYIWPQPEGLERCDWGVEGAAWHPDEGLVLLPWLTLRQMADPHQAIITFGDAVYAAAVRTAGWPAELVGPRCDGWHMSTVPPDTNAFRGDPRRRP